taacaacatgcacagtgtaacaacatgcacagtgtaacaacaggaacggagtaacaacatgcacagtgtaacaacaggaacggagtaacaacatgcacagtgtaacactatgcacagtgtaacaagaagcacagtgtaacaacatgcacagtgtaacaacatgcacagtgtaacaacaagcacagtgtaacaacatgcaccgtgtaacaacaagcacagtgtaacatcaggaacagagtaacaacaggaacagagtaacaacatgcacagtgtaacaccatgcacagtgtaacaacatggacAGTGTAACATCAAACACAGTATAACAACAGGAACAGAGTAACAACATACACAGTGTAACATGTACAGTGTGACAACAGGAACATattaacaacaagcacagtgtaacaacaggaacagtgtagcaacaagcacagtgtaacaacaggaacagagtaacaacaagcacagtgtaacagcAGGAACATattaacaacaagcacagtgtaacaacaagcacagtgtaacaacaggaacatattaacaacaagcacagtgtaacaacatgcacagtgtaacaacaggaacagtgtaacaacatgcacagtgtaccaacatgcacagtgtaacaacatgcacagtgtaacaacaagcacagtgtaacaacaagcacagtgtaacaacatgcacagtgtaacaacatgcacagtgtaacaacatgcacagtgtaacaacatgcacagtgtaacaacatgcacagtgtaacaacaagcacagtgtaacaacatgcacagtgtaacaacatgcacagtgtaacaacatgcacagtgtaacaacatgcacagtgtaacaacaagcacagtgtaacaacatgcacagtgtaacaacatgcacagtgtaacaacatgcacagtgtaacaacaggaacatattaacaacaagcacagtgtaacaacatgcacagtgtaacaacatgcacagtgtaacaacaggaacatattaacaacaagcacagtgtaacaacaagcacagtgtaacaacatgcacagtgtaacaacaggaacagtgtaacaacaagcacagtgtaacaacatgcacagtgtaacaacaggaacagtgtaacaacaagcacagtgtaacaacatgcacagtgtaacaacatggacAGTGTAACATCAAGCACAGTATAACAACAGGAACAGAGTAACAACATGGACAGTGTAACATCAAGCACAGTATAACAACAGGAACAGAGTAACAACAAGCATTGAGCCTCTCCGCTGCTGTATATGAATGGCTTTAGATATTCTGGATGACATCCTCACGGAGATCCTTGGATAGGACATCCTCACGGAGATCCTTGGATAGGACATCCTCACGGAGATCCTTGGATAGGACATCCTCACGGAGATCCTTGGATAGGACATCCTCACGGAGATCCTTGGATAGGACATCCTCACGGAGATCCTTGGATAGGACATCCTCACGGAGATCCTTGGATAGGACATCCTCACGGAGATCCTTGGATAGGACATCCTCACGGAGATCCTTGGATAGGACATCCTCACGGAGATCCTTGGATAGGACATCCTCACGGAGATCCTTGGATAGGACATCCTCACGGAGATCCTTGGATAGGACATCCTCTCGGAGATCCTTGGATAAGACATCTTCACGGAGATCCTTGGATAGGACATCCTCACGGAGATCCTTGGATAGGACATCCTCACGGAGATCCTTGGATAGGACATCCTCACGGAGATCCTTGGATAGGACATCCTCACGGAAACCCTTGGATAGGACATCCTCGCGGAGATCCTTGGATAGGACATCCTCACGGAGATCCATGGATAGGACATCCTCACGGAGATCCTTCGGTAAGAAACTTTGGCCAGTGACACAGCCGTTGATCTGGGTTTTACCTATATAACagtttccttacagcaaaagcacaTTTCATCTGGTATTTACCACTGCGGTTCAATTCTCGTTGTGTTGGGAGAGAAAGCTTGGACTTAGGATTATTGAGGTCCTCCCCCAGAtcaactacagctcttttccttgttCTAGGAACTACCTCTCACCTgctccttacctcactcttgcttTACTTATGCCCGTGCCTTCCTCGCTCCCATCTAGCACTAAACAATGCTTTGAAAGCTGCCCTGGGAGCCTCTATGTGGACCAGACTTGAAACTCTAAGGCTGGAATCGGGTTTGCCCCGTCTTTAAGAGAGATCTCAAATAACAGCtacgattatcagtaagataattgttTCCTTTGATACAGTCTCAGTTCGACAGGCCTTGTtggttggacttggccaaaacaacggaaactctttggctgccagagcgggaaaagtcctaaacagactacaattaaaaagcatgattcctgATGGAGGTGATCATCCGCACATAAACTACACTTGTTCCCCACGGTGGGGGAATAAGTGTTTCCCCACCGGAGAATTCATTCAAAATAATAATTGAAGGTCTTCCAATGACGAAATAATAATAGGTcttccaatgaaaaaggctgcctatgaaccaccaatcctaaggcgcatcataGAATAGCAAATGTGCACCATTTTAGTAGCAGgaaccacccacatcttcacagacggatcggttgacacagaatatgagagtgctggcgcttctCTTTGTACGTACAGCGAACagacatattggagactgggaggactattatcatcaacccaaactgagctgtttgtcaTACAACAggtattcgcatatgtgattgcacaaaacactcagaatgcaatcatacacaaagactcaaaagctgcacttcaagtaTTAAGACAAAGGCTGAGgaaagacaacgtggaaataattaccgccATTTTTTTATCTTGGAGCAGATGCTAAAGGTAAAAGACTCAACATCACCGTGAACTGGATCCAATCCCATGTTGGAATTCCATTAAATGAGAGAGCCAACAAAACTGCTAAACtgccaactcgtcatccagtgatccacAGAACAAtacaacccagcctagagtacataaaaaacaccatcaccaaaacTCTCGCACCTCAGCTAAGCCCATCTGCAcagagagtagcagaaggttctgaaatatggtatcttcaggccaccaagttaaaCAGGTTAAATATCCCGGAAGGAATCAACAGGGAAATAGCACTTCGGTTATACAGACTTCGTCTAGGTTACACTGAGAAATTAGAGAACATAGAGATTGGaaaatgcatcttctgccaaacaatcacagaaaggccactacttcactatctagaatgtgaagcaaccaacgaccctaGAAGagttttaagagtccctgaatcttgcaggaaCTATTAAACGGCAAAACACTACCGTTCTTCTGGACAAAACGTTGTCCGGCAGCTGGACACAGTCATAAATACTGTcaggcagtatcctcccccatccccctcataacagccacatagtaaggactgacGATTTAAGTGTGAGCTTAGCACACTgtatatcctttcacgaccaaagaACACATTCACTTTAAAAACTCTACCACTTACagtctattcatgcccgtgccactcttgggtggcttaatctttatcatcgcTCTAATCACAAtcaacttaataatggtccaggacggatcgaaatgtcgtcgtctccacgggagacatctcccgtcacgcagggtgcagtcgcacctccacagatctccagtatcatctcttgataatggaaatggctcaaaagggccaccacttatgggctattcatgcccaagccaccttttgggtggcttaatcttctctctttctcgtcgtctcctcatcttctggtgtggtttggtcattaaaaCTActaaccttccccaggatgcaactcacaacagttgcctaacgccctaggtgaacagaggcatcatatGAAAGTAAATGTGATGACCGAAAAaaactcagaagatggagaagcgacaacgtttcggtcactcctggaccattatcaagtcgtgtggaaGAAGAGAAGAAGGTACAGGTAAATataaggtaagaataggatgaatggAGGAAAAAAGTAAGAAAATTATGAATTTAATAATAAGGCAAAAATAGGACGAATGGGAAGAGTTTAAAAATAAGAcaagaataggatgaatgtaagagTAAGATATGAATAGGaagaatgtaagaataaggtaagaataggaagaatgtaagaataaggtaagaataggaagaatgtaagaataaggtaagaatagGAAGAACgtaagaataaggtaagaatagGAAGAATGTAAGAATAAGATAAGAAAATTATGAATGTAAGAATAAAAGTATGTGGAAAGATAAGAATAAAAAAAGGGGTAGGAATAAGTAAAGAGACAAAGCTTAATTCATatcacgtttgttaagaaggttggaACATTCGAGTATGTACTGTGGAAAgggagagtcaacagcaacaaagccaggactcaggttcatgttgggtaggttgtgtatcagagccgactcaacacgacggcgtctgtgtagagtagaggcaggaaagattatcttAGAAAAAAAATGTCAATCAACAAGATGATTAAAGTTCCTAACATGACCGAAGAAAGTAAACTTATGTTTTGTTAGGCGTTCTCAAGTGGCAAAATCATCAAATTAACATCAAAGAAAATTAAAGTTGTTGTGACTACGGGTGCAAGGATTAGTTTAGTCGAGAATGGTCAAGCTACTTAAACAACTAATTACaatatttttctttttttctttttttttacatgcaagcatgcttataagtacaataaaagtaaacaataaCTACATAGACCAGACCAAAATAACAAAGCACAAACGTGCAAAAACATATAGGAACAAATGTACTAAAcacaaaaacgccgaccggaagggccgaccacaaaacaacaataattacaaacaaatcACAACAAGCAAGTTAAAACAGAGTGGAATACAATgcagaaataacacaccaaaatatgaaatattcagaacaaggctatcagcacctcaaacacacacggagaggcaccaacacaaaacgaaaataataataataataataataataataataataataataataataataataataataataataacaactagAAAGGAAAACAAACATAAAACAAACAGAAAGAAAAGCACAATGGCAAAACacgacaaaaagcataaacccagaccgggtcacgccaacagcctgaagggcactcaacacgaCACAAATAAGCGCACAGGCAGCAACATAAAaacatagaaccacaaagcataacataagtacacgacatccacaaccagacacacaccaatcaaaccccggaccgcacaggaaccggacacacacacaagccacacaaacccacaaccacaaaccggagcacgcaggaaccgggaaacaaacccgccccacccacacacacacacccgacccgcaccccacaaccatgcacacaaatggaaacaacccacaatacacaaaggaatcatGAGCGAGGAATACATTTCTCAGAGACAGGAATATATTTATCAGGGAACGAATCCCAAGGATACCGtcgcttataggcctcccaaatTAAATACTCCATGTCGGTCGGGGGACGATCCCCCTGCTGCCGTGGGCCCAGCATAAACTCGGGAATCTccagatcaggtggaaacggctactcctgaagctcaccgacgcaagtcgcataacgaggctgggcagcgcaaaccacgtccttcgaggtagcagacgacaccgatgaagcgtacgagggctgccgggacggccgcgtcgccgtacgcacagAAGCAGGGGACAAGCAACGAGATGGTAACGTCTCCACCGAGACCGCAGTcgatgaaacggggaccgaggaaggggttacagaacccccaaagcgagcagtctttttcaacaccatcaccaggccccaCTCACCGCGAACCTCAGCAGGGGGAGccaccccccacgaagaaccggagccatccgacgcaggcgacgcacccgaagccGGAACCGCAGACACTATAtctgaagtggaggccgaaacaccggcactggcatcctcaggcaaatgcacctccgccgtcaccaaagtctgcaacgcaaccggagccacccctccgtcgCCGGCAGATCCACAAGCGTAGAAATCGCCAACGTAAGCCCAAgctgaagacgaacgccgggaacgcttaggctctagccgcacatcatcagaaccggaggccgactcagagacacgtgcaacacaagccgggcgaaccgacgcacgacgcagaacggcagcatcctcaaccacatggggtaccaggccaggcacaggaggaagcgccggatccaccccatcacccagcacagccggaacagccggcaagggtgcagggacagggtcagacgcagcagagaATGAACTGGAAGATGGGGGAATCGAGCagcaggcagtctgaagaaccccagggacacagGACGATCGtcggagcaggacgatcaccctgcgacgccacaacctcttgaggagaggcgacaacaacagggggcgcaccaggcgacacagggggcacatccgcggctgaagagaggaccacatccactgaatcctcctccacaggaagcggcggaaaatcctccgccgcggaagaggttcacgggtgcaacagcaggcgcagacagtcagcagcctgaaggcccaagaggccacaacgataacacgtccgaggctggcgggcataaaacacccgaacgttgtagcccataagccgcacagaggacggaatatcttcccggagcctcatgcccagggtgcgaatgtcagtcctcacacccttaagtggactggaagacaccacgttcacccgcacactaaccactgctccataccggccgaagtaccgccgtagcagactctctggaaactccaacatagccccatgcacactgacgtaagtgagggcaccactccaTCAGACAGTGACACAGCGCCCGCACCATCCAGCAGGGgcaatgtccgcccctcgtaacgacggagaCAGTCGCGATATGCCAATTCTTTGGTAAACTTCAATATCGCTCGACGAGCCATCACCAGCTCGACACCATCAATGTTgatcacagggacatgaagcaactcacacaccagcgctatctctgggtacccagcccagctggaaaattcgaggcccacagactgagcccgcagtacaggggggagggggaccctcATCTTTAACTCTacgtcagcacaggcaggcagagacacacccgccctcaactggccaaattggtaaacaacaccaacagccggagcgccgattcaacacgtccaTCCCCTACCAAAGCTAGGGCTAGACTCATTCACTAAAACATTATCAATCAAAGTGTATTATTTCCCTTTCCATATGATTACCACTGACATTTATCagtgcagaggaagttgttaaacacattggacATAACCTTGGTGAAGCCATAATACAGGCCATAAATATTTAGCCCATGCCTTAGTAAAGCAGACATATTGACTTATGTCAATTGTCAGTAACACTGAGTAACAGTGCTCAGTGTTACTGACCACTGAATGGTCAGCCAAAGGCTTGTGACCCGCACAGGAATAGCTATGTAAAATAATAAACATTTGAGTAAAATTTTAAgttaagggaactatcaggaaaagGCGCCaatccattacgattatatagcacttgaaaggggtcagaATATGGATCATCCAAATCCTTAATCACATCTGGTTTGTACGTCTGGACTTTGTTTGATAATGTTTTATTAGTCTATTTGGCATTTCTCCTCAATGATGACATTTTTTCTTGTTCtggaacccgtaagcctatttctcatgcacatgggtatcgagGCCTCATGCTGTGTAATTTCACATTTGTTTTTCTATTGTTCATCCATATTAACGGTTGAATAGTTACTTAAATTTTTGTACTAAGCAGCACATCCAGATGCTCCAACTGCTGCATTAAGACTTTGCATATCTTCTGCATTGCATAATCTATTTTCTTAACCTGTACTAGgcttgtggtatgtaaatgtcttcaTTCCTTCTCTTAGTTCCAAGTTTTGCACATTCGTCTGATATTGCCTACGTGACTAGGCCCCCCAGTTTATATAAATTTGTCAATATTGACGTTTAAGAGTTTGTATTAATGCTATAATAATTATGGTCATATTACAGACACgtattataaataaatatggaAGCTGGATATAAAAGAAAGGAACAGCATAACTTTCATATAATTTCAGTTATAGCCTTCTCTGTCTCCTGTAAACATGCTGCACTTGTGCTCATGCGGACGAGAATTATCTACTCTTCCATCCCTGGAGAAAAACACCAGTTGGCTGCTTCTTCAACTCGTCATCAGTTTATGTTCTTTCTATCCAGCATCTAGCATTTGATTCAAAAaatcgctggatggaatgaacaaaggccaaagtccattctatacacccgccaaacccgctgtgtttgaatgaaaaacagtttacacatgactcacaactgatgacgttcgaacacttccggaacaagtgcttcactgacgacatttgttcgaaccacagcactgtaaatgcttcacccacgtactacaaatacaaataatcgccaacagaacctaaacacctaacctaacctaaccagtgcctaaatatgaacaatatggattaacgagcatttggcgaaTAAATTTGGCCTTAGTTGAGGAGGGAGGAcatggatataaataggtgctGCTTCGTTTGGATCAATGGGCCTTCTAAATTTATCTTCATTCATACATTATGATGCTCCATGTGAAGTGCATAGTTTTGTTATGACATAATATCCTAATGCTCAGTTTTGCCAAATCTTAGATTTTTCAGACAAcagaccttaaacacttaatctgAAACAATGAATTATATCACAAATGCCAAATTAACTAAACAAAACAAATCCAAAGCATTCTACTTAATTCCTTATAACTTAGAGTTACGTTGTAATTCTTTGTTCGTGTCCGGTCGGTCAGTTCCTCCATAAGTATGGCTTTCTCTCACTGTAATATTATCTTTTACATGTGAGAATCAATGTCTCTACCGGTTAAATATGCATCAAAAAATGATTTCAATTGACCTTTAAGAGCAATTCACCTTTTATGGCCTTCGTTAGTCCCCGTTCATGGGCAAAATTGTAGGGAAATGAGTTCAAATTGAGTTTGTAAAATGAGTAATCTCACTCCCGGGTGAAATACGCAGTTCATTTTTGTACTGTATATACCTCAAAGGTTATATGCAAACAAAAAATTGTGTGTATACTCCACTGACGCAAAGTATGACGTTTTACAACATTCCATCAGGAATACAACAGATGGATGCCATAGAGGGGGCGCGATCATTTTTAGTTGAACCTTTTTTTCTTTGAGTTTGGATATGATTTTAGCTAAATTATTATCAGGTCGAAATACAGAAGTAGAggtatatttaattatttttgtcatACTTTTTCGTATAGAGTgcagagtgtactcacctagatgtacttaccGAGTCAAGCATCAGCCTTTCAAACAATAATTAGATTAAAGCAAGTACTCACGTCTCATAATTCTATTATGATATTAGCCTACTAAACTGCATTCAGTTAGGTTCAGCAACTTGTATATCAAAATCATACTTTTCACTGATTGATCTGAGTACAGTTCCTTTCGTATTCTCGTTCTATTGGTCCTAATGTGATCATTTCTACTCTATCTTCGTGGTATTTTCCACACTGAATtttgtacgtcgttatcatgtctactCAGTTTCAATTTCCTCCAGTTTGATGGGAATAGTTCCCTCAGTTTTCCTATATAAGTCAGTCCCTTTAGCTCAATACGAAACCTTGTTACTTATCTATGCATCTGATAgagattttttgtgtttttttgggTCCGGATTCGATGCCTCTGTGCTGAGAGAGCATGTGTGAGTGTTAGTGAGTATGAATGAGAGTGTAAATATGAGTGCGAGTTTGAGGATGTGAGTGTGTGTTCAAGTACGCTTGAGAACGTCACAGCCTTTGTTTACACTTTCATGGTACTCACACTTGTGTGGTACGCACACttgtatggtacacacacttgtatggCACATACACTTGTATGGTACACGCACTTGAATGATACACACACTTGTATGATACACACACACTTgaatggtacacacacacacacacttgtatggtacacacacttgtatggtaGATGCACTTGTATGGTACACGCACTTGTATGAtacacacacttgtatggtacacacacttgtatggtacacgcacttgtatggtacacacacttgtatggtaGATGCACTTGTATGGTACACGCACTTGTATGAtacacacacttgtatggtacacacacttgtatggtacacgcacttgtatggtacacacacttgtatggtacacacacttgtatggtacacacacttgtatggtacacacacacacacacttgtatggtacACGCACTTGTATGTTACATACACttgtatggtacacacacttgtatggtacacacacacttgtatggtacACGCACTTGGatggtacacacacacttgtatggtacacacacttgtatggtacacacacttctatggtacacacacttgtatggtacacacacttgtatggttcacacacttgtatggtacacacacttgtatggtacacacacttttatggtacacacacttgtattgtacacacacacttgtatggtacacacacacttgcatggtacacacacttgtatggtacATGCTCTTGTATGGTACATACACttgtatggtacacacacacttgtatggtacacacacttatatggtacacacacttgtatggtacACACACTGGTATGGTACACCCACACTTGTATAgtacacacacttgtatggtacacacacacttgtatggtacacacacttgtatggtacacacacttgtatggtacacacacttgtatggtacacacacttgtatggtacatgcacttgtatggtacacacacttgtatggtacacacacttgtatggtacacacacttgtatggtacacatacttgtatggtacacacacacacacatttgtatggtacacacacttgtatggtacacacaattgtatggtacacacacttgtatggtacacacacacttgtatggcacacacacacttgtatggtacacacacttgtatggtacatgcacttgtatggtacacacacttgtaaGGTACATGCTCTTGTATGGTACATACACttgtatggtacacacacacttgtatggtacacacacttgtatggtacacacacttgtatggtacacacacttgtatggtacacacaattgtatggtacacacacttgtatggtacacacacttgtatggtacacacacacacacacacttgtatggtacacacacacacacttgtatggtacacacacacacacacttgtatggtacacacacacacacttgtatggtacacacacttgtatggtacacacacttgtatggtacacacacttgtatggtacATGCACTTGTATGGTACATACACttgtatggtacacacacacttgtatggtacacacacttgtatggtacATGCACTTGTATGGTACATACACttgtatggtacacacacttgtatggtacacacacacttgtatggtacacacacttgtatggtacATGCTCTTATATGGTACATGCACTTGTATGGTACACACAAttgtatggtacacacacttgtgtggtacacacacttgtatggtacacacacttgtatggtacacacacttgtatggtacacacacttgtatggtacacacacttgtatggtacacacacacttgtatggtacacacacttgtatggtacATGCACTTGTATGGTACATGCACttgtatggtacacacacttgtatggtacacacacttctatggtacacacacttgtatggtacacacacacttgtatggtacacacacttCTATGGTACATGCACTTGTATGGTACATGCACTTGTAtggtacacacacatgtatggtatacacacttgtatggtacacacacatgtatggtacacacacttgtatggtacatgcacttgtatggcaacacacatgaatggtacacacacttgtatggtacacacacttgtatggtacacacatatgtatggtacacacacttgtatggtacatgcacttgtatggtacacacacttgtatggtacacacacttgtatggtacacacacatgtatggtacacacacatgtatggtacacacacttgtatggCACACATAcacttgtatggcaacacacatGTATGGTACATACACACttgtattttgaggttatcttgagataatttcggggcttagcgtccccgcggcccggtccttgaccaggcctcctttttgttacacacccccaggaagcagcagtagcagctgtctaactcccaggtacctatttattgctatgtAACAAGGGAATCAGGATgagagaaacattttgcccatttgtctacgcctctaccggggattgaacccggaacctcaggactacgaatctgaagcgctgcctacccagctgtcaggcgccctgcacTTCGCCCCCACCACCCTTCCTCCCTCTGGAGGGGGGAATAACGATTTTGTATGGTACATACAAAATATAAATTCATCACGGCAGTAATGTGTTTTCAAATAACAACAAATATTGTCCCAAGTTCATATACATTTTGATCCTAGAATGTTGAACAAACATTTAGCAAGTGAAAGTTTATAGGTACTAGTACGCGGCCCCGCGGCCCACAGTCACTAAGATAACATAAAGCTTGAGGCCCACAGTCACTAAGATAACATAAAGCTTGAGGCTCACAGTCACTAAGATAACATAAAGCTTGAGGCTCACAGTGACTATGATAACATAAAGCTTGAGGCTCACAGTCACTAAGATAACATAAAGCTTGAGGCTCACAGTGACTATGATAACATAAAGCTAGAGGCCCACAGTGACTAAGATAACATAAAACTAGAGGCCCACAGTGACTAAGATAACATAAAACTAGAGGCCCACAGTGACTAAGATAACATAAAACTAGAGGCCCACAGTGACTAAGATAACATAAAACTAGAGGCTCACAGTGACTAAGATAACATAAAGCTTGAGGCTTACAGTGACTAAGATAACATAAAGCTTGAGGCTCACAGTGACTAAGATAACATAAAACTAGAGGCCCACAGTGACTAAGATAACATAAAACTAGAGGCCCACAGTGACTAAGATAACATAAAACTAGAGGCTCACAGTGACTAAGATAACATAAAGCTTGAGGCTCACAGTGACTATGATAACATAAAGCTTGAGGCTCACAGTGACTATGATAACATAAAGCTTGAGGCTCACAGTGACTAAGATAACATAAAGCTTGAGGCTCACAGTGACTATGATAACATAAAACTAGAGGCCCACAGTGACTAAGATAACATAAAACTAGAGGCCCACAGTGACTAAGATAACATAAAACTAGAGGCTCACAGTGACTATGATAACATAAAGCTTGAGGCTCACAGTGACTATGATAACATAAAGCTTGAGGCTCACAGTGACTATGATAACATAAAGCTTGAGGCTCACAGTGACTATGATAACATAAAGCTTGAGGCTCACAGTGACTAAGATAACATAAAGCTTGAGGCTCACAGTGACTAAGATAACATAAAACTAGA
The DNA window shown above is from Procambarus clarkii isolate CNS0578487 chromosome 21, FALCON_Pclarkii_2.0, whole genome shotgun sequence and carries:
- the LOC138367103 gene encoding coagulation factor V-like, translated to MDLREDVLSKDLREDVLSKGFREDVLSKDLREDVLSKDLREDVLSKDLREDVLSKDLREDVLSKDLREDVLSKDLREDVLSKDLREDVLSKDLREDVLSKDLREDVLSKDLREDVLSKDLREDVLSKDLREDVLSKDLREDVLSKDLREDVLSKDLREDVLSKDLREDVLSKDLREDVIQNI